The bacterium genome has a window encoding:
- the trxB gene encoding thioredoxin-disulfide reductase: protein MIRDRGKYHPLEDFMVHNVIIIGSGPAGLTAAIYAARANLKPVLFEGYQAGGQLMITTDVENYPGFPKGVMGPELMQLWREQAARFGTEIHTKDVTEVDFTKQPFKVTVGKDIYEAKTVIIATGASAKLLGLKNEMKLMGRGVSACATCDGAFFKGQKLALVGGGDTALEEAQFLTRFATEVHVIHRRDSLRASKIMQDRALKNPKIKFIWNTVVEDVLGDDSMTGLKLKNVVTGEVKDENYGGLFVAIGHQPNTSLFVNKLDMKNDYIVTKPGSTLTNIPGVFAAGDVQDHYYRQAVTAAGSGCMAAIDAERYLESQGH, encoded by the coding sequence ATGATTAGAGATAGGGGAAAATATCATCCATTGGAGGATTTCATGGTTCACAACGTTATTATCATCGGTTCCGGCCCAGCCGGCTTAACCGCCGCCATTTATGCCGCCCGCGCTAATTTAAAACCCGTTTTATTCGAAGGCTATCAAGCCGGAGGCCAGTTGATGATTACAACCGATGTAGAAAACTATCCCGGCTTCCCCAAAGGCGTGATGGGCCCCGAGTTGATGCAATTATGGCGTGAACAAGCCGCCCGCTTTGGCACCGAAATTCATACAAAAGATGTAACCGAGGTCGATTTTACCAAACAACCTTTTAAAGTAACGGTAGGGAAAGATATTTACGAAGCTAAAACCGTGATTATTGCCACGGGTGCCAGCGCCAAACTCTTGGGTTTAAAAAATGAAATGAAACTGATGGGCCGCGGGGTATCGGCCTGTGCCACCTGCGATGGCGCCTTCTTTAAAGGTCAAAAATTAGCCCTTGTGGGCGGCGGCGATACCGCGCTTGAAGAAGCTCAATTTTTAACACGCTTTGCAACAGAGGTACATGTGATTCACCGCCGTGATTCTTTACGCGCATCGAAGATCATGCAAGATCGCGCGCTCAAAAATCCTAAAATTAAATTTATCTGGAACACAGTGGTGGAAGATGTGCTGGGCGACGACTCGATGACAGGTTTAAAGCTTAAAAATGTTGTAACGGGCGAGGTAAAAGATGAAAACTATGGTGGTTTATTTGTGGCCATTGGCCATCAGCCCAACACCAGCTTGTTTGTTAATAAGTTGGATATGAAAAACGACTATATTGTGACGAAACCCGGCTCCACCTTAACCAATATCCCCGGCGTCTTTGCAGCAGGCGATGTGCAAGATCACTACTACCGCCAAGCGGTAACAGCGGCTGGTAGCGGCTGTATGGCGGCTATTGATGCGGAGAGGTATTTGGAGAGCCAGGGGCATTAA